The Gadus morhua chromosome 16, gadMor3.0, whole genome shotgun sequence DNA window AGTTAGTTCTACAGCTCATTGAACTCTTTGTGGTCCAAAGACCCTACAGCCCAGCTGGATCCAACAAGGACtacttctcccctccccctacctacaggatcccacccccctctccctcagtcacacacacacacacacacacacacacacacacacacacacacacacacacacacacacacacacacacacacacacacacacacacacacatacacattcaccgATCTGGCTGCCTCTTTTCTAATTTATCAATGCTTTATAATCCTCTCCCCCAGAGTGGATTGTTAATAGAAGTTAGCCAAACTAAACTCCTAACCCAAACGCTCTCATGGAGGCtaatgtttgtttatgtttaccTTACCAAATTGAAGAAAGGGTTTGTTTACAAGTCATTAATGTTGTTGACATCTCGCTAACGCTGCGCTGCTAACAATCAGTCCTCACCTATGGAGCAAACAAGAGGTCTTCCGACTATGCACTTATCAGGCTAGAGTTTTCAATTCCATGGTGGTTTTGTAATGTGGGAGTCTTTGTTTGCATAACCATATACTTGTATATATCTTTTACTTTACTTCTTACGATGCACTAAACACCCGATTACcacaaatacaattattaaataCAACCCTTGTTTCCAAATCTTAAAGCTATTCTGCAAACCGTCGCTTCTCTTTTTGTAGTTAATCCAATATTGATTGTATGCTATAAATGTTCACAGCCTTACTTTGGTGAAAGGTTAGGGTTCTGCTTGATAGTTGAACATGTGCACAGAGATCCACAGACAGAGAACAACAAAACGTACAATTTTATTTTCCTTAAAAACAATACAGTGAAAGCATTTataaatgtgaatgtgaatagtGGAAGccatctttttttccccccaaacTAATCAATCACAACAAGTGTGTTCTCTCTATTTTGAGAACTTCCAAAAGACACAACAGGCTACATTGATGAAACTAAATTGATACTATTGGGATCACATCATTACCATGCGTTATACAGACAATTAAatacccacccccacccccataccCACAAACTTGTCACATGTACAACTTTTACATGTGACAAGATTGAAGGTAATAACAAAATTGCAATTTTCTTTTTAGGcctatacacatatacataaaaTGTATGTTAATGTTGGGTTGCCATTTTGTATCTGCTTGGCACTGGTCATAGTGTAGCCTTATTTGTGACCCTGGGTCCTGGGTCCAAGACTAACGACAGCCAGGTTGTTTATTTTGGCTCCAGTCTGGGACCCGGTATGCAGTCTCTACTGGGATTCAAGGTGTGACAATTTCAGCCGTGACAGTTCTTTGTGCGCGTCTTCTCAGGTCAGATTGTCATTTACCATTTCTCCACTGTGGTGGAAGCTTTGACACGTTTGCTACTGAATCAAAGGCTTCTCTTTGAACTCCTCGCGTCTCTCCTCCTAACTGTCTCTCCTCCTACCTGTCTCTCCTCATACCTGTCTGTTGCTGACTGCCAGTGTGTCTCCAGCTTCCTTCTGATCTCTCTGCATTTGTTTCTATTCACTCTTCCCTCCAATCGTGCTCTTATCTAGTATCTCATTCACATCTGATAATGTATCTGGCTAACACAGACTAAAGGACAACATGTAGCCTACCTCTTGGCTGGCTATCCTTGTTACTTTGTGGTGGCATTTGTTATTTGTCCTTGGATTGATAACTGTGGCATGATGCTATTATGAGTTATACACATGAAATAAGCTCCTGTCTGCTTACACATACAAAACTAGAGGGCATATTctgatcatatatatatatatatatatatatatatatatatatatatatatatatatatatatatatatatatatatatatatatattattaccactgttttagttttattttataatttttttatattttttatataatttacTATTGTGATCTATGCTGCTACTTAtcttttacatatttttatttgtacttatattatttactttatcttgtatgttgctgctatgtggctgttgaggaaccaagcttGAGAATTTTTTTCTACAATAAGATGAAATGCAAGTGATTCTGATTCAGATTCTGAAATGAATGGCgctaaatatataaaaatggcCTCGCCGCCTCGGTCCGTGTTCGAACGGGGCGTGGCTAACGGCCGGGGGCGTGGCTAACAGCGTGTTGCTCGGTTTTAAAGCCGCACGTGGCCGAGGCGGCTCGGCTCAGGAGGACACTTCTTTAAACATATGCCCGCAGCAGCGCTTTGGATCACTGCCgcggggccgcctgggacaaaCTCACGGATAATAAACAACATGCCGTCGTTTCCATTCAGCCAGCTTGTAGACGTGGAGGACACCATGTGCCAGGTAAAGTTATTTAAAGAGATAGCAGCGGTAGTACAGAAAGTTTGACGCCGTCCGTACTAGTTCCTAGCTACTAGTTAGCTAGCTACGGCTAACTTTTTTTCTGcaggttgtttattttcaagtgtgtgtggCTGATGTTCAACTTAAGAGGCTTGCCGATTTACTAAACTACTTcgtgttttgtttggtttggatTTCTTTAAAACGAGCAAGGGAACTTTTATCTACTTGGTAACAAAATTGACGCAGTGTGTTGTGATTCATGaagtgggcccctaatacatTACAGAGCCTTTAATTAGCTGTAGACCAGATCCCAACACTGGTATACAGCCGTTCAAATCTATAGACCAGATCCAAATACTGTTATACAGCCGTTCATATTTGTCGACCAGAACCCAATACTACTACTCAGCCGTTATATATGTAGACCAGATCCCAATGAGATCACATTGCCGTTCATATCTGTAGACCAGATCCCATTGAGATCACACTGCCGTTCATATCTTTAGGCCAGTTCCCAATGAGATCACACTGCCGGGGCCGTAGTGTGTCACAGCAGGCCTACCTCTTGCTTCCTGGTCCCTGTTCCTTACAGCGGCCGCTGGAACAGCAGCACTTGGTACCATAGTGCTCATGCGCCATGTGATGGCTTTTTAAACTTGTTGAGTGTTGATCGTGGTTCAAGTTGTCAAATTCAATCAACATTTTTTAACCATCAAAGTTGTTAAGTGAAAAAAATCTTCCCTCCCATGAACATTGCCCTGGCCTACTAGAGGCCAGCTGACATGAGAATAAAGCTTGTTGTTCCAAGTCACCCTACTCGGACCCAATCCCATCTAGTAACACTCTGTAGACGCCCCGatctataaaataaaataaaaaataaacaaaatgtttgGGTACAAAATCCATTTTAGAAGGTTAATTACTTCTGGGGATAAACTAATGTTCTCAATGctgactttttgtttttttccctcttgCGGCAGCTGTTGAACCTTGACCTCAGGGATCAGAACAGTGCCCCGATACCCCTCAGCCTGGCCATGAAAACGGCCGGCTACATCGGCCAGCAGTGCAACAGTGcccatttctcctcctctccttcctccctctctcagcaaTCTGAGTTACTGGACGCCTTCCTGCCTTCCAACCACTGGTGCCAGAAGCCGGACAGCCCACAGCCTCCAGAGCAGCCCACCTCGATCCAGTGGGCAAGGTCGCGGTTCTGGGTAGAGCGCTCTCTGAGCATGGTTGAAACCAGCAGTGCAGGGGGGCCTCTGGGCTGGCCCTACCTGGGTGCCGGCAGGTCCCCTTCTCTAAGCACTAGCCCCACCTtgccttcatcctcctctgcctcctccctgcTGTCCATCGCCTCCAACTCATCTGGCTCGTCGTCTTCGCGCTACAAGACCGAATTGTGCCGCTCCTTTGCCGAGAGCAGCGTGTGCAAATATGGCAACAAGTGCCAGTTTGCCCATGGGCTGGATGAGCTGCGTGACCTCAACAGACATCCCAAGTACAAAACAGAGCCTTGTCGCACGTTCCACACCATCGGCTTCTGCCCCTACGGGATCCGCTGCCACTTTGTCCACAACAACGAGGACGACCTGGAGCAGCCGCACCCTCGCTCGTCCTCCACGTCCTCCACCCCCTGCGGCCTCTCCCAGCCTGGCTCCTTTCGCTCCGGCCGACCTCCTCTTCTCAGGCAGAGCTTCAGCTTTGCCGGCTTCCCCTCCGCCCCCCACCTGCAGCAAGCCCTTCCCACCCTCCCACCGCCTTCCCTAGGGTCCTTCCTGCGGGCTCCCCCTTCCGCTGCACCTCCCTCCTGTAGCGACATCACAGAGCTCCTCTCCCACGCCCTACTGGAGATGGACTCTGCCTTCGAGGCGTCTGCCTCGAAGGCAGAgcagcacctccacccacaGCAGGCCCCTCCGGTGGGCCcggcctcctcctctgacccccGTGCCCACTTCCTGCCCTCCCCCGACTCCGGCTGCTCCCTGAACGGGTTCTCCCCGGCCACCTCACCCTCCCTGCGTCAGAGTCCTTGCGTGACAGCGGAGGGGTTCGTGGGCCCCCTGGGCCCGCGCTCCCTCTCCTCAACCTCCCTGTCAGAGCCGGAACACGAAGGCGGCAGCAGCTCGGCCAGCTCCCTCAGCGGCTCCGACGGTGGGGACGCCAACGCCCGGCGCCTGACGGTGTTCAGTCAGCTTTCTGTCCCCGAGGACATGGCCGAGTATGTCGTGTAGTGCTTGACCGCACACGGACAATAACACAGACTTTTGATGTCACACCCTCTGTCTTGCCCAACACACTTATAAGCTCCTTCAGTCCACGTCATGCCTACCGTGGTCACACTTTGGAAtaatcacacttttttttttatgtcacaAACGGCCCTGTGATGACATCACATGATTGGGAATGGGGGGTTGCTGGGTGGAATGAGTACGGCTGTACTCTGAATTTTTAGTGTGACCAAGATGATGTGAAATATTTTGTAATGGATAAATGCCTAAAAGATGCATATTTATTAGTGCTAGCACATGACGCATTTATAATTATTGATCACATAAGTTTTGGTGATTGCACTCCAGCCACGCAAAtacatttccattttttttttatcaaatccaTAATTATATCTAAAAGTTTAAACGCCAAAGATCCAGAACTATTTGAGGCCAAACTCGATGTGTATTGTTGGATTCCCTCCCCAACCATAACCACAGCGCTGTGaatatcaaaaatatatatataaatagtgaAGCCAGTTCTGTCCCAACCGCACAGATGTAAGGTGCCGTCTATTCTGTCTAGTATTTGGACAACAGGCCTTAACCAGAATGTTGCATTTTCGTATGAAATGACGTGCCTTTAGTGTTATGAAGCAGTCCACACTTCAGTTGGGAGTGTTTACCCGTTAATCCGATGGGCTGTCGGCTACTGGCTGGGCCATCGAAGGGGGCCAGAATGGGTACTTCTAATGGAAGATTGCATGCATTAGTGTTTTTTGCCATTTTTAGAGCTGTGTCAGTGTTTTGTAGGGTGTATTTGTAAGCTTGATAGATATTCCTCCTGTGCTTGTGATGTTTAGATCTAGGCAGGCCTCTTTCCGACCAAAAGTATCTCCCCCATATTTTGGCACAACTCTGTAGTTGACTGCTGTTAAATATTCCGTTGTTTCTGCAACATTGTTCTCAAAGCGTATATGAATTTAAGAGCACACCCCTTTTACCAATGCACAAACCTGACCACAACCGTGTAAATGGGGCCCCGGGTTTCCTGCCTTACAGAGTAGGATCCTGAATGTTCTGAGTTTAggaaacattacatttttttagacgTGTTATCTAGTTGTGTTAAGCTTGTGATGTTAGTTCTGAGAGCAGATTCTTTGCCATTACGGGTCTATTTAAAAAAGGCTTATTCACCATCCTTGTTTGAGGCCTGTTTAGTCATTAAAAACGTGATAATCTTAGTAAATTAAGttctttaaattattttaacatatttatagAGGACTTCAAGTTGTATCAAGGTTAAGTTTAATATATTTGGGATTTTCTTATGCTTTTTGTACCagaaataaagtttttttttttcttttacaaatgGTTTCCATGTTCTGAGTTTCATTGCTGCATTGATTCTTAGCTCGTACAAGTCTGTGTTTCACTCGGCTAAAGCTCTCAAGTATTCCAAATtgtcatttatattattttggttttgtaTTTAGGAACTAAAATCATTTACGGCCAATTCCATAGTTCGGGTTTTAGCTTCCTGTCATTTCTAATAAATGTTGCATGTCCAAGCATTTTCTTAGAGAGCAAGGGAGTAATCAGAAAGTTATGAAATGTTGTTTAATTTTGAAAGTCAAGCAAATGTTAAATATTAAACTTTTAAAGGATGTTACGCCGTCCTTAATATATTTGCATTTATATCCAATTGAAAGATTTAAAAGAAATGTAGGCATCTATCGGAACATTAACCATTGACGCAAACTTGTGATGTCCCTCAAATTATCAAACTAATTTCTTCATTCAAGAGATTATTTTAATGCTCCAGAGTTCAAATGTGGTGCACTTCAGCAAGTGCACTGCAGTGCTTATCTATACAATAATCAAAGGTATTGTAAAAGTTGGTCTTAATCTTTTCCCCCGTCCCTGCTTTCACCAAAGACCTAACTGATGGTGGGTGTGGCCACAGATCTAAGCTTCAAGTACAG harbors:
- the zgc:114130 gene encoding mRNA decay activator protein ZFP36; the protein is MPAAALWITAAGPPGTNSRIINNMPSFPFSQLVDVEDTMCQLLNLDLRDQNSAPIPLSLAMKTAGYIGQQCNSAHFSSSPSSLSQQSELLDAFLPSNHWCQKPDSPQPPEQPTSIQWARSRFWVERSLSMVETSSAGGPLGWPYLGAGRSPSLSTSPTLPSSSSASSLLSIASNSSGSSSSRYKTELCRSFAESSVCKYGNKCQFAHGLDELRDLNRHPKYKTEPCRTFHTIGFCPYGIRCHFVHNNEDDLEQPHPRSSSTSSTPCGLSQPGSFRSGRPPLLRQSFSFAGFPSAPHLQQALPTLPPPSLGSFLRAPPSAAPPSCSDITELLSHALLEMDSAFEASASKAEQHLHPQQAPPVGPASSSDPRAHFLPSPDSGCSLNGFSPATSPSLRQSPCVTAEGFVGPLGPRSLSSTSLSEPEHEGGSSSASSLSGSDGGDANARRLTVFSQLSVPEDMAEYVV